A stretch of DNA from Prinia subflava isolate CZ2003 ecotype Zambia chromosome 21, Cam_Psub_1.2, whole genome shotgun sequence:
gcgcggcggcggcgggggcgcggctGTGCTTCCGCCCGCCGGCCCGCGGCTTCCAGTGCGCGGCCCGCGGCTGCCGCGCCCACCGCTCCGCGGGCGGCGCGCTGGTGGCCAACGTGCTGCGGAACGGCAGcgtgctgctgcagtgggggCTGCGGCACTGGgggccgccgcgccccgccgccgcctccctgCGCGGCTTCGCGCTCAACTGCTCCTGGGACGGCACCTACACGCGATTCCCCTGCGACAGCGTGGAGCTGGGAGCCGCCTGTCGCGATTATCTGCTGGCCGAGGCGCACGGCAGCGTGCGCTACCGCCTGTGCCTGCAGCCGCGCTtggccccgccgcgccccgcgccgcccgcgcaGTGCGTGGAGTTCCGCGTGGAGCCCGCGGCCATGCGCGACATCGTGGTGGCCATGACGGCCGTGGGGGGATCCATCTGCGTGATGCTGGTGTTCATCTGCCTGCTCGTGGCGTACATCACCGAGAACCTCATGAGCCCCCGCGGAGGACGCGCGGCAGCCGCTGCGCGCCGCGCGTAGCGCGGGAGGTGGtggtgaggatgaggatgatgatggtgatggtgatgagGATGCTGCGCCGCGGGCAGCTCCCGCAGCCGCCGTTCCAGCGCTCTCCGGCCAGGGAAGAGGTTCTCTCCGGACTGTTGTGGCAGCGTTGGGTTTGCCGTGCCCGGATTTCCAGGATGCGCGGTTCAAGCGGAGTTCGGAGCTCTCCTTGCTCCCGGGGGTGTTTCTCAGCCAGAGCCGTTCCTGGGGACTGGACTCGTGGCATCTCAGCGGATCAAAAACAGTGGCAGAGGCCCACAAGTGCCAGAAATTGTCTGTTTGTAAGCGCAGGCGGCAGATCCTACCCAGGCCTGTTTGAAAAGACTCTCCAGAACACCCTTGTTTTAAACCTAAAACCTCTTGGTCTTAGACCCgtgcttgatttttttcctgtggggtAAACTTGTTTAAAGTTAGGAGAACTGACTGGTGGAACGCAAACCCCACTGCTAAGCGTGCGTTTGATCCAAAGCCCACTTAATCTCATGTTTTAGGTGGGTTTTGTATCATTTTGGGGGCCTAGACTGTCCAAAAACAACAGGGGTTTTCTGGTCGAGGGTTTTCTGGTCAGCTCCAGCGACCATCAGCATCCACCACCTGCTTTTCTCCCATCAGAACTGTGTCACGGTTTCACAAAGAGCGAAGATAAAGGGATAAACTGAGTAAGAAAACTCCATTTGGTTGAGCAAGCAGGAACCAACCCTTAATTTTAAGTAAGATATAAGTGAGCACCTCCCTGGAATCCCCTCCTTTAGCAATGCAGCTGCACTAAGGTAGAAGCTTTTTGACCACAGGACTCACTGATGTTGTAGCCGAGTGTTTTGAGCGTAGGAACACTCCCCGTGCACTCCTCACTTGATGCTGTAGTAAAGTCAGGTTTTAGCCATACTCTAGTACCGATTCTATTGTGCCTTAGTGCTGAGAATTTGTCCCATTTCTATCTGTTCCTGTAGTCCTCGTAGTTCAGTGTATCTCCCTTGTATTCTTGTCTCTGGAATTAGTGGTTGTTggtttgtctgttttctttttaaaaaaaaaaaaaagaaaaaccaactcGGGCTGATCATTACTTGAAATTTAATATATACAAAGTAGTTACCTTCAGAGAGGTGTTTAGTGGGGTAGTTTTTAGTATGTGTTGTTTGTATGTAGTTGACTGCcgtaacacaaaaaaaattaatttattatcacTTAGGAACTGTGCacctaaagcaaaaaaaataaagaaaaaagtagggGAAAGGCTCTGCTGTAAAGGGATTGTTGCTGTTAAAACACGTCAGGTTCAGTCGTGATCTGTTTGTGTAGATGTTTAGCACTGGTGAACGACCTGTCTGCTTTTCCTTGTGAAAGTCGTTTGTGAAGTTTAAACTTGTTGGTAGAGGGTAAATATAGGAAGTGTGTGGAATCCTGAATAATACACAGTATTTGTCCTGATCGTAATCCCTTCAAGGAGTGGCTGAGGAACTGAAGGTCTGCATTTCATGGGCAGAAACccctttttctttgttattcCTGTTATTCCATTCTGCTGCTGACTCCATTTGAGTGTTGTGTTTATTTCCTTGCCCATGTACTCAATTGAAGCAACTCATTGATGCCATAAATCCTGGGTTTTTATCCCCAAGGAGATCAACTGCTGGAAGAAAAGGCGATTTTTAACAACATTAAGACTAATTTTGGTCTTTTAAAGGTTTCAAGTCAGCCTTTGGTGTCACCAGTTCAGCACAGGACCATTGGAGTGCCACTGATTTTGTACTTCTCTGTCACCTTTTGTCAACCAATGTCGCTGTTCTGTTCCTCATCTTGAATTGCCAGATGTGAAAATCAGCTGTATAAACAACGAGCCTTGTACCACCTTGGCACTGAACTCAATAAATTAAGAGGATAATGAAAAGAAGTGAGAAATTCATAAATATTTAGAGGTTCAAGATCTTGCTTGACTCGAAGTGGGTCTGCCCAAACTGGTCATAATAATATTCTATTGCCTACTGTAAAATTATGACAGCATTAATGGGAAAATAAGAGATTTATTCTCTGAATGCTCAATTTTATTTACTAGAGGTTTGGACTACAGATAACTGGGTAATTCAGGTGGTAGCACTGATGTAAGTCTGAGGAAATGGAAATTTAATTTACAGTTTGGAAGGTGGCTGTCTTCAGTAAGACACCTCTGCAGGTAATAATGGATACAGTGACCTGCTAAAGCAGCACCTAGGAGATAATAAAGAGGTGTTTTTGTagtcatttcacatttttattcatCAGTCTCTGGGGATTGCATTGCAACAGCTTCCTGGGCAGAGGGtagaagaagaataaaaatcctAATAGAAGAAAATCTGCAATTTTCTAAAGGAttcttttactatttttttccttttccatgcaTTATAAATGGGATGTGGGAAACCATATCTGAGCTTCTCATTAATTTTCAGTGGATTAAGCTTTAATTGAACATATCTGGGtgtgtggaaaagaaaatcaagagtATTCCCTGTTTGATTTTGTGTGACATTAAGCGAAATATCTGTTGACCCATTGCTaactggattttttccttctgtcactACAGAAATTTCCTCTACCATTAATGCAGGCGTTTCTTGTGATAATGAAAGGGAAAATTACATGTACACAGACTTGGTACTAATTCAGCTGCCACAAGCCTTAGTGAGAGTGCACAGTTAAAGCTTTCTCCAGTGTTTGCAGCAATTCCCAAAACGTGTAGAGTGGCTTTGTGGAGTGATAATCCATCCTGGCCTGTCCAGGCAGCAATAAAGAAGTGGCAGAATGCTGATTTATAACTGCCAAGAAGGTGCTTTGGGAAAAAGTAGAAATAGCTCCTAAGGCAACTACACATTCTCCATGTTACTATATGAGTACCTGCTATTAAAAAATCCATGTGCTGCCTTCTCAGGTGTTTTATTATCCTGAATTTATCCAGTCCTTTCCAGGACAAATATCAGGCCACATCCAGGAGTTTAAATGGAGAATGATATGCTCATTAACAGAATGATATGCTTTTTTCCTTGCCCTTTGCTAAATGTGAGGAAAACAACTGCTCAAATGTGAGCAGCTCAAAGCCCAGCTTGACCCCAGCTTTGAGTCTTCTGGAAGAAGCAGTCTGTGCCTCAGGCAAAGAATCTCTCTTAATTGCATtatgatattttcttttcttttttggggggtgtaAATGGAAAGGCTGCCTGGCTTTATTTGCAGGCAAAAACTGGGATTTTGCTTCCATGGAGACCTGGAATTTCAGTTTTACGAGGCTGCAAACTGCTGCCGTGTTTAACCAGCCTGTTCCAAAAGAAAGGTGGgctggaaggaggagaagaggcaGGTGACAGTGTCACATTCCTGGTAAAAGCTTTGGAATTACAGCAGGGATGCTTGGATTGGGGTTTTTGGCAGTTTTAACCTGAGCAAAACCACCCTGAGACTGGTGTTGCTTCAGCACAGGTCTGGTCACTGCATCTCTGATAATTCCCTGACCAGAACCACCAGGTGATCAGATAAAAAGGCTGCatgaggaaaggggaaagattTCTTTGTTAAAATTGAGGGGATAgtgaaaaaagctttattttttatggaaaattcaagagagagggaaaggttTTTCACAGAGGAGaatggcagctgtggcaggtgCTGAATGTCAGGGAAAAGGCTCTGCTGGAAGTGCTGTGGTgataatggggaaaaaattcctcagaaaacacaaagggaaaaaaatatcaatgGGAGGGCAGAAGATATTTTTAGGAAGCACTGAGGAGAGAGCCCTGCCTCACTAGTGAAgttcagctgggctgggaaatAGATTTGTTCCTTTGATGTCCTGGTTTCTCTCTTGTATTTCTCCTGCTCCATTACCTCCTCCTGCCATTGAAATAGTGCAAGGACACCAAAGTG
This window harbors:
- the FNDC10 gene encoding fibronectin type III domain-containing protein 10; protein product: MPGTPSLLPPLLALLCLGAADPKPDPDGDPDEPWCPYKVGGDGAAAAGARLCFRPPARGFQCAARGCRAHRSAGGALVANVLRNGSVLLQWGLRHWGPPRPAAASLRGFALNCSWDGTYTRFPCDSVELGAACRDYLLAEAHGSVRYRLCLQPRLAPPRPAPPAQCVEFRVEPAAMRDIVVAMTAVGGSICVMLVFICLLVAYITENLMSPRGGRAAAAARRA